CGGGAATCTGCCACCCCTTGACTGCGAGGCTTCGGGAAGAATCTCAGTTGATCCGCACCCTGGCGTATGAATACTGGCTGTTGTCCCAGTAGTTGTGGTCTGCTTCCGGCGTTTCGCGTTGGACCAGAGGAAAGGCCTGCGCGCATCACCATGCACGATGACCAAGTGGACGTGAACGCCGACATTGTTGCGACCCTGATCCATGAGCAGTTCCCTCAGTGGAGCGGCAAGGCCATCCGACACCTGCCGTCGACCGGGACGGTCAACGCCATCTTCCGCATCGGGAACGACCTCTCTGCGCGCTTCCCGCTGCGTCTGACCGATGCCGCCGAAGCACTGGCGGTTCTGGAACAGGAAGCCCAGGCGAGCGCGGAGTTGGCACAGGTGTCTCGGTTCCCCGTCCCGGAACCCGTCGCCCTGGGAAAGCCCGGCGCGGGTTACCCCATGCCGTGGTCGGTCCAGACATGGCTGCCGGGAACGGTCGCCTCTGATGCCGACCCGAGTGGGTCGACCGCTTTCGCCGAGGACCTCGCGGCCTTCATCACAGGCCTGCGGAACGTCGACACGCGGGGGCGGTCATTCAACGGCGACAATCGTGGCGGCGTTCTCACTCACCACGACGAGTGGATGGCGGAGTGCTTCGGGGAGAGCAAGGGGCTGCTGGACGACGTGCCCCGGCTGCGCCAACTGTGGAGCCACTTCCGGGAGTTGCCGCGGGCGGGCGCCGACGTGATGAGCCATGGTGACTTGATTCCCGGCAATGTACTGGTCGAGGGAGACCGGCTCAGCGGCGTACTCGACACCGGCGGCTTCGGCCCTGCCGACCCCGCACTGGATCTGGTCAGTGCCTGGCACCTGTTGCAGCCAGGCCCCCGGGACGTGCTCCGGCGGGCACTGGACTGTGACGATCTGGAGTGGGAGCGCGGCAAGGCCTGGGCGTTCGAACAGGCGATGGGTCTGGTCTGGTACTACGTCGAGACCAATCCGACGATGAGCAGGATGGGGCGCCGGACACTCGACCGCATTCTGGATTCGATGGAGTCCATGGATTCGGTGGAGTGATGTCGCCCCGACCGTGGGCCGAGACGTGACACCCTCCCCCTGCCTCACCGGTCGGGCGTGCAGACCACGCCGGGGCTGATGGCATCCGACCCGGATGCGTCGCTCACCCAACTCGCTGGCCCTGGGAGGCCATGGGCTGCCGAGCGGACCGCATAGCGGTGACGACTTGACTGCCACGGAGTCCGACGGACACTGCGGCGCGGCAGGTGGCCGCGCCCGCGGGGACGGCTCCGGCTCATGGCTTCGCCAGCTCGCCCCGGATCTGAGGGAGCGCCTTCGTGCCGAGGAGTTCGATGGCGCGCAGGAAGTCGCGCTGGGGCATGCCGCCGACATCCATCTGGAGGATCTGGCGTGTGTGTCCGAGCAGACCGTGCAGGTGGAGGACCCGGTCGGCGATCTCGTCGGGGCTGCCGGCGAAGACCATGCCGCCGGGTTCGACGGCCGTGGCCCGGTCGGCGCGGGACGGGGCAGAGCTTAAGTGGTCCGCCGACCCACTTCCATTGCAGCCCACCGTACGCGAGAAACGGGCCGCCCGTTCCACTTCAATAGAGTGGGGGTATGACCTCGCCACCTTCCGACCAGACGCCGTGCCTGCAGCCCGGTACGGGACTGCGCGCCGACGCCGAACGCAACCGCGACCGCATCCTGGCCGCCGCCCGCCGCCTCTACGCCTCCGAAGGGCTCGGCGTCTCCATGGCCTCTGTCGCCCGCGAGGCAGGCGTCGGCAAGGCCACGCTCGGCCGACGCTTCGCCACCCGGGAGGAACTCGTCAACGCGGTCTTCGCCGACCGCATGGACGCCTACGCCGAGGCCGTCACCGAGGCACTCGCCGACCCCGACCCCTGGCACGGCTTCATCGGCTACCTCCACGCCATCTGCGCCATGCAGGCCGCCGACCGTGGTTTCGCCGACGTCCTGACCATGGCCTTCCCCGCCGCCAAGGCACTGGAGGCCCGCCGCACCGAGGCGTACAACCTGCTGCTGGAACTCATCGCCCACGCCAAGGACAGCGGGCATCTGCGCGACGACTTCACCCACCAGGACGTCGTCATCCTGCTCATCGCCAACGCCGGAGTCGTCACCGCCACCGGCGACGACGCCCCCGACACCTGGCGCCGCCTCGTCGGCCACATGATCCGCTCCTACGCCACGCCCTGCGCACCGATCCCCCCGCTGCCCGAGGCCCCGAGGCCCTCCGCCCTCTACCGCGCCATGGTCCGCCTGTCACGAGCCGACCCGTGCTCCATCCAGGACGGCGGCACGCAGTAGGCGGATCCGCGCCAATGACGGACCTCCGACTCCTCGCCGAAGTACAGGGCGCAGGTCTGCTTCCAGCGCTCGACGGCGGCGCGGTCGGCCATGAAGCGAGAGGAAGAAGGGAGGGGATACGGACGCGGTGCGCGGGACGGGCGGCTACTCCCCCTGGGCGACGGCGCCGAGCGTCTGGGCAAAGGTGCCCGTCACCCTGCCTGTTGAGTCACTCTGCGGCTTCCTCGGCCAGGTGGGCGCGAACACCG
Above is a window of Streptomyces sp. NBC_00490 DNA encoding:
- a CDS encoding TetR/AcrR family transcriptional regulator, whose protein sequence is MTSPPSDQTPCLQPGTGLRADAERNRDRILAAARRLYASEGLGVSMASVAREAGVGKATLGRRFATREELVNAVFADRMDAYAEAVTEALADPDPWHGFIGYLHAICAMQAADRGFADVLTMAFPAAKALEARRTEAYNLLLELIAHAKDSGHLRDDFTHQDVVILLIANAGVVTATGDDAPDTWRRLVGHMIRSYATPCAPIPPLPEAPRPSALYRAMVRLSRADPCSIQDGGTQ
- a CDS encoding aminoglycoside phosphotransferase family protein; this translates as MHDDQVDVNADIVATLIHEQFPQWSGKAIRHLPSTGTVNAIFRIGNDLSARFPLRLTDAAEALAVLEQEAQASAELAQVSRFPVPEPVALGKPGAGYPMPWSVQTWLPGTVASDADPSGSTAFAEDLAAFITGLRNVDTRGRSFNGDNRGGVLTHHDEWMAECFGESKGLLDDVPRLRQLWSHFRELPRAGADVMSHGDLIPGNVLVEGDRLSGVLDTGGFGPADPALDLVSAWHLLQPGPRDVLRRALDCDDLEWERGKAWAFEQAMGLVWYYVETNPTMSRMGRRTLDRILDSMESMDSVE